Below is a window of Arcobacter arenosus DNA.
AATTGGTAAAATTAATACAATTGCTAAAATTACATAATCAATATTATCTTTTAATGTAGCAGTATCTAACCATGGAACTTGATATCCACCAAAGAATAAAGTTACAATAATTGCACATGATGCTGACATAGCTGCATATTCACCAACTTGGAATAAACCAAATCTCATTGCAGAATACTCTGTATGATAACCTGCAACAATTTCAGATTCACCCTCAGCAATATCGAATGGTGTTCTATTTGTTTCAGCAAATGAAGTAACAATAAAAATTAAAGCTGCTAATGGTTGCATAAAAATACCCCAAGTTGGAATAATTCCAAAGAAAGTATCCCCTTGAGCATGTACCATATCATTTAAATGTATTGAACCATACGTTAAAAGCATTGAAATAATTGATAATGCCATTGCCGCTTCATATGAAATTACTTGAGCTGATGCTCTAATACCACCTAAAAGTCCATATTTGTTTTCAGATGAGTAACCACCTAAAATGATTCCATAAACAGAAAGACCAGCAAATGCTAAAAACCACATAATACCTAAACTAACAGGTACTGCTTGCATTGTGTAACTTATTCCATCTAATACTAAGTTATCAGCAAATGGAATAACAGCAAACGTTAAAAATGAACAAAAGAATACAATCCCTGGTGCGATTGTATATAAAAATTTGTATCTAATGTGAGCAGGTGTGAAGTCCTCTTTAAATACTAGTTTTAACATATCTGCAATTGCTTGGATTAATCCACCAAGTCTAATTCCTGCAATAGAAGCTCTATTTGGACCAGTTCTATCTTGAATAAAACCTGCAATTCTTCTTTCCCACCAAACAAATAGTGGAGTTAAACCTACTGCAAGAACTACTGCTAATGCAATGTTTACAATTAATATTACTGCATTCATATAGTTCCTTTTCCTAT
It encodes the following:
- a CDS encoding complex I subunit 1/NuoH family protein, with protein sequence MNAVILIVNIALAVVLAVGLTPLFVWWERRIAGFIQDRTGPNRASIAGIRLGGLIQAIADMLKLVFKEDFTPAHIRYKFLYTIAPGIVFFCSFLTFAVIPFADNLVLDGISYTMQAVPVSLGIMWFLAFAGLSVYGIILGGYSSENKYGLLGGIRASAQVISYEAAMALSIISMLLTYGSIHLNDMVHAQGDTFFGIIPTWGIFMQPLAALIFIVTSFAETNRTPFDIAEGESEIVAGYHTEYSAMRFGLFQVGEYAAMSASCAIIVTLFFGGYQVPWLDTATLKDNIDYVILAIVLILPIKLFFLTKWMNKNYYWLDKDDSRQKEKGILLKAFWTIAILVMLVLIMFLVTGLGENGTNIAVTAIQIGTFLIKFFMMAFVYMWVRWTLLRIRYDQLQMLGWKVLIPLSILNIVITAIVVVAMGS